Within the Cupriavidus malaysiensis genome, the region ATGTCCTTCCCCGCCGAGACTCCCGTTCCTCCCTATTACGCCGTGATCTTCACCAGCACCCGCACGCCGGGCGACGAGGGCTACGGCGCCATGGCCGACCACATGGAGCAGCTGGCCGCGACCATGCCGGGCTTCCTCGGCGTGGAGTCGGTGCGCGATGCCGGCAGCGCCGGCGCGCCCGGCATCACGGTGGCCTACTGGGCCTCGCTGGAGGCCATCGCGGGCTGGAAGGCCCATGGCGAGCACCAGCTGGCGCAGCGGCTGGGGCGCGAGCGCTGG harbors:
- a CDS encoding antibiotic biosynthesis monooxygenase family protein, whose translation is MSFPAETPVPPYYAVIFTSTRTPGDEGYGAMADHMEQLAATMPGFLGVESVRDAGSAGAPGITVAYWASLEAIAGWKAHGEHQLAQRLGRERWYEDYRVRVCKVEREYGFSRAADAGAPAGEAVRAR